The genomic window GTAAACTCCTCCTCGTTTGCCAGTCTGACCACGCCCTCTATCACGACCTTCCTGCCGCACTCCTCCTCACTACAGACGAATTTGAAGGGGAGGCCGAGCTCGACCTCCACCGGTATCGTGAGGCCATCGGCGTTGTAGATGAACACCTTCATCCGCATCACTCCAGTCTGATAAGGCTCTCGACGGGAATGCTGTAGTCCTTCTTTAAGTGGTCTATGACATCGCCGACGCTTATGAGGAAGAACATGCCAACTGGTTTCGCTCCGGCCCTTCTGCACATCTCAAGTAGAGCTCTCTGGGTTTCACCGCTTCTGATTACGTCGTCAACGATAAGGACGTTTTCGCCCTTTTTGAGTGCCCACTGTGGCAGATAGAGAGTTGTCACGCTTCCAGAGGCGCTCGGCACGTAGCTGACCTCGTAGAACTTCTCGACTCCGACTTCCTTTTTCTTCTTGGCGTAAACGACATCAACGCTGAGCTCCCTGGCAACGTGGACACCAAGGGCGATTCCGTCAGTTGCCGCGGTGAGCACCTTGTCCACGTTCTTGTCCAGGTACCTGCTCGCAACGTCCTCTGCTATGAGGCTCATCAGAGCCGTGTCGCTGAGGACGGGCATGTTGTCGAAGAACCCGTACTCATCGAATTTTATCCTCTTTCTAACCTCCTCCTCTATGTTGATGTAGGGAAGGAGTAGCTCAAGAAGTTCCTTGGTTCTATCCGCACTGGGCAGAACCTTCCCCCTCACGTACCTGTTGAGCACCGTGATGGGGAGGCCGGTTATTTTGGACAGCTCCTCGTAGGTGTAGCTCTTCTTGAGTAGTCTGAGCACCCTGACGAGTCTGAGCTTTTCCTGGACCGACTTTAGCTGACTCATTCTCTCACCTCCGGTGGCCAAAAATTAACAAAAAAATGTTTAAATACGTTTCGGTCACTCCCGGCTCTTCACAACTTTTCTGTGGTAGGACTCTATGAGATCCCCGTACTCGTGTAGCAAGAACTCCTTGGTTATAGGCTCCCCATCGGGATGGTTGATGCCAGGGCAGAAGGAATCCATCTTGACGTAAACCTCCATGAGGTTTCCCTGCTTCACGAAGACGAAGGGATAGAGTCTGCAGGCGAGGGGCCTCTTCTCGTATATCCTGCATCTTTTGGTCTCGGGGTCGAGAAAAACACAGCCACCGTCGAAGGGGCGCTTTTTGAGGGCGTAGCTCAGAAACTTGTCTCCGCGGTAGAACATCTTCTCATAATCAACGAATTCCCAGGCGTTGTAGCCCAGCTCCTCTATTCTGGCTATGTCCTCATCCCTAACCGGTATCTCAAGCTCATAGCAGCATTTCCCACAGTTTTCGATGCACTTAAATTTAAAAGAAGGGTCGTACTCGACTTCGAGGGTGTCGAGGTGAATCCTGGCGACCCACCTCTTCTCCAAATATTCACCCCCTGAAGGAGCTGGCTATTAGTGTTTCAGTGACCTCTATGTTGCTCACCCTCCTCAGCACTTCGTCGTGGAATTTGTCAAGCTCGTGGATATTCTCGACCTCCACGCGGAGTATGATGTCGTATTCCCCGTATACCCTGTATATTTCCTTTATCTTCCCCTCTTTTGCCAGGGCGTTGTAGACTTTCTCCTCACTTCCGGGCCTAACAACGACCAGCACGAAGGCCTCTATCATATGCCAAACCCTCCAAAGTTAAATTTCCTTGCCATCTTAGAAAGCTTTCTCTTGTCCATGCTCTTGAACATCTTCCTCATCTGGTTGTACTGGTGGAGCAGTTCCCTAACCTCAGCTGTGCTCGTTCCCGAACCTCTGGCAATCCTCTTTATCCTTGAGTAGTTGATTATCTCTGGGTGTTCCAGCTCCTCCTCCGTCATGGAGTCCATTATTATCCTGTATCTCTTCAGTTTCTCCTCGCCGACTTTAACCGCATCGTCCGGGAGGGAATAACCCAGCCCTGGAATCATCTGAAGGACCTGCTTGAGCGGCCCCATCTTCTGCATCGCCTCGAGCTGGGCGTACATGTCCTTGAGGTTGAACTTGCCCTTGAGGAACTTCTCGAGGTCTTCCTCCTTGAACTCCTGCGCCTTCTGGAGTTCCTCGAGTTTCTGGAGAAGGCCCTCTATGTCGCCCATACCGAGCAGTCTGGAAACAAAGCGTTTCGGGTCGAAGGGCTCCAAGTCGTCTATCCTCTCACCGACACCGATGAACTTTATGGGCGCTCCGGTCGCGGCCACCGCCGAGAGGGCGCCTCCACCCTTGGCGGAGCCGTCGAGTTTGGTGACTATTATCGAGCCTATCGGGGTTGCCTCCTTGAAGGCCAGCGCCTGGTTGTGGGCCTGCTGTCCGATGGTTCCGTCAATGACGAGAATGACTTCATGGGGTTTTATGGCGTCGCTTATCTGCTTCATCTCCTCGATGAGGCCCTTCTCTTCCTTGTGCCTCCCCGCGGAGTCGACTATGATAACGTCAACACCCTTGGATTTGAAGTATTCAACGCCCTCCCGAGCGAGTTTCACGGCGTCCTTCTCCTCGGGGTCGCCGAAGACCTCTATCCCGAAGGGTTCAACAAGCTGCTTGAGCTGGTGGTAAGCACCGGGGCGCCAGGTGTCCGAGCAGACAAGGCCGACTTTATATCCGCGCTTCTGGAGGTGTCTCGCCAGCTTTGCAACGCTCGTGGTCTTACCGGAGCCCTGAATGCCAACGGTCAGAAGAATCGTCGGCCTCTCCTTTATTTCAAGAGGCTTAGCCTCGGTTCCGAGAAACTTGGTGAGCTCCTCGTAGACTATTTGGATTATATGCTCCTTCTTTGAGGCCCCCGCGGGGGGCTCCTCCTCAAGTGCCCTCTTTTCTATGGTTTTAGTCAACTGAAGAACCAGTCTGACGTTAACGTCCGCCTGGATGAGCGCCCTCTGGATGTCTCTCACGACCTCCTTGATGGTGGCCTCGTCAACGGTGCTCGAACGGGCGAGCTTCCTTAGGGCCGTGTTTAGTGCCTTCCCAAGCTTCTCTAAAGCCATTTTCTCTCACCGTAGTGATGGAGTCTCCAAAGTTTATAAACAGTTGGGTTGGAAAAGTCTCCTAAAATGTATTCATCTGGTTAAATTCGCCTGTTTATTGCTCCTTTTTCTGTTCACATCTGTGCATTAAACATCAAAATCGGTTTGTGTCGCTTTTCTGAGAGAACTCTGTCCTGAACAGTTCATTCGGGTAATTCAACGGCCTGACAAAGCTTTTAAACCCAAAAGGACCCATAATCAATCGAGAGAGCTCAGAAGGGGGTGAGAGAGATGCTTTGGATGGCAGAACTTTACGGTTACATACTTCAGCGCGAGATGGAAAAGGCGAGAAGAAAGCCCATCCCGGAGGAGCTGGAGTACGTCGAGATGCTGAGGGCTTGATTTATTAAGGCTCTTTTCTATTTCCCCTGGGTGGTCATATGAAAATTCACTACGAGTGCATAGCGTGTGCGGTCAATCAGGCTCAAAAGATAACCGAGATGAGTACGGACGACGTAGCTCGGAGGAAAGGGGCGATGCTCTTCATCGCTCAGAGGCTGGGCGAATTTTTCAGGGAGGATTCAGTCCCCGCGACGGACGGCGGAAGACTGTTCCTGGAACTCTATGAGTTCCTGGGAAACGATGACCCTTTCAGGGAGTACAAGAGAATCTCCACCGAGCTTGCTAGGGATGTGACGGAGGGCATAGGACGCGTGGATGACCTGAAAACCGCCCTCAAACTCGCGATAGCGGGCAATCTGGTAGACTTTGCCATTGGTTACGACCCAAAGAAGATCAAAGAAGACGTTCTCAACCTCGCTTCCCAGGAGCTCTATATTGACCACAGCGATGAGCTTTTCTCCCAACTGAGAAACACGGAATCACTTCTCTATCTCATGGACAACTGCGGTGAGATATACTTCGACAGGATATTCATAGAGCGCATACGCGAGGAGTTCCCTGGTCTGGAGGTGTACGTCGCCGCCAAAGAGGGGCCAATAATCAACGACGCAACCGTTGAAGACCTACGCGAGGCAGGATTCGATGAAATTACAAGGATAGTCTCCACTGGCTCCAGGCTGCCGGGAACGCCCTTGGAGTACGCATCGCCCGAGTTTTTACGGCTCTTTGAAAGGGTGGACGTGATAATCGCGAAGGGGCAGGCCAATTTCGAGACTCTGAGCGACTTAAAAGACCCTAGAATCTTTTTCCTGCTCAAAGCGAAGTGTAGCCCCATATCAAGGGAGCTGGGGGTTCCGAGGGGGTCCATGGTTTGCGCAAGGGGAAGATATTAGACGATTGCCGATATTATCTTTGACGAATGTCTATGGGAAAGCTTTTTATATTTTAAAGTAGTACATACTGATGGTGATATTGATGACAACCGTTATTAGACGTGATTCGGAAAGGTTTCTGAGGGAGCTTAGGGCCCATTACGGCGATGTCTGGAGGATGCCTACCAGTAAGTATCTGTCCAAGCCGGATTTCGTTGTTGTTGAC from Thermococcus sp. MAR1 includes these protein-coding regions:
- a CDS encoding phosphoribosyltransferase family protein — protein: MSQLKSVQEKLRLVRVLRLLKKSYTYEELSKITGLPITVLNRYVRGKVLPSADRTKELLELLLPYINIEEEVRKRIKFDEYGFFDNMPVLSDTALMSLIAEDVASRYLDKNVDKVLTAATDGIALGVHVARELSVDVVYAKKKKEVGVEKFYEVSYVPSASGSVTTLYLPQWALKKGENVLIVDDVIRSGETQRALLEMCRRAGAKPVGMFFLISVGDVIDHLKKDYSIPVESLIRLE
- a CDS encoding signal recognition particle protein Srp54, yielding MALEKLGKALNTALRKLARSSTVDEATIKEVVRDIQRALIQADVNVRLVLQLTKTIEKRALEEEPPAGASKKEHIIQIVYEELTKFLGTEAKPLEIKERPTILLTVGIQGSGKTTSVAKLARHLQKRGYKVGLVCSDTWRPGAYHQLKQLVEPFGIEVFGDPEEKDAVKLAREGVEYFKSKGVDVIIVDSAGRHKEEKGLIEEMKQISDAIKPHEVILVIDGTIGQQAHNQALAFKEATPIGSIIVTKLDGSAKGGGALSAVAATGAPIKFIGVGERIDDLEPFDPKRFVSRLLGMGDIEGLLQKLEELQKAQEFKEEDLEKFLKGKFNLKDMYAQLEAMQKMGPLKQVLQMIPGLGYSLPDDAVKVGEEKLKRYRIIMDSMTEEELEHPEIINYSRIKRIARGSGTSTAEVRELLHQYNQMRKMFKSMDKRKLSKMARKFNFGGFGI
- a CDS encoding damage-control phosphatase, with the translated sequence MKIHYECIACAVNQAQKITEMSTDDVARRKGAMLFIAQRLGEFFREDSVPATDGGRLFLELYEFLGNDDPFREYKRISTELARDVTEGIGRVDDLKTALKLAIAGNLVDFAIGYDPKKIKEDVLNLASQELYIDHSDELFSQLRNTESLLYLMDNCGEIYFDRIFIERIREEFPGLEVYVAAKEGPIINDATVEDLREAGFDEITRIVSTGSRLPGTPLEYASPEFLRLFERVDVIIAKGQANFETLSDLKDPRIFFLLKAKCSPISRELGVPRGSMVCARGRY
- a CDS encoding YkgJ family cysteine cluster protein, producing MEKRWVARIHLDTLEVEYDPSFKFKCIENCGKCCYELEIPVRDEDIARIEELGYNAWEFVDYEKMFYRGDKFLSYALKKRPFDGGCVFLDPETKRCRIYEKRPLACRLYPFVFVKQGNLMEVYVKMDSFCPGINHPDGEPITKEFLLHEYGDLIESYHRKVVKSRE
- a CDS encoding Lrp/AsnC family transcriptional regulator, whose amino-acid sequence is MIEAFVLVVVRPGSEEKVYNALAKEGKIKEIYRVYGEYDIILRVEVENIHELDKFHDEVLRRVSNIEVTETLIASSFRG